The following coding sequences lie in one Blattabacteriaceae bacterium genomic window:
- the trpB gene encoding tryptophan synthase subunit beta — protein sequence MIADEKGFYGQFGGSFIPEMLRYNIDEINSQYKKIVEKKSFQRKLNNYLRDYVGRPTPLFFCKKLSSIYCSNIYLKREDLNHTGSHKINNALGQALLAKTLGKRKIIAETGAGQHGVATATVCAFLGGLECIIFMGKKDIKRQSPNVSRMNMLGAKVIQVFSGQKTLKDAVNESIRFWINHPESYYLIGSSVGPHPYPKMVTEFQSIISEEIREQLLKKEGVTYPNYILACIGGGSNASGAFYHFLNRESVKLIAVEAAGNAKTSETSTVTLIGTKGVLHGSISIIMQNEDGQIVNPCSISAGLNYPAIGPMQAHFFDSKRVQFISVTDEEALQAAYEISKLEGILPALESAHALAILPKLFLKREDLVIVNLSGRGDKDMKAYIHHFT from the coding sequence ATGATAGCAGACGAAAAAGGATTTTATGGTCAATTCGGGGGATCTTTCATACCTGAAATGCTTCGCTATAATATTGATGAAATTAATAGTCAATACAAAAAAATTGTTGAAAAAAAAAGTTTCCAAAGAAAATTGAATAATTATCTGAGAGATTATGTAGGGAGACCTACCCCTCTTTTCTTTTGCAAAAAATTATCCTCTATTTATTGCTCTAATATTTACCTAAAAAGAGAAGATTTAAATCACACAGGATCTCATAAAATAAATAATGCGTTAGGTCAAGCTTTGTTAGCTAAAACTCTGGGAAAGAGAAAAATTATTGCAGAAACAGGAGCAGGTCAACATGGAGTTGCTACCGCAACAGTTTGTGCTTTTTTAGGAGGTCTTGAATGTATTATATTTATGGGAAAAAAGGATATAAAACGTCAATCTCCCAATGTTTCCCGTATGAATATGCTTGGAGCAAAGGTAATTCAAGTTTTTAGCGGCCAAAAAACTCTTAAAGATGCCGTAAATGAATCTATACGTTTTTGGATTAATCACCCAGAAAGCTATTATTTGATTGGTTCTTCCGTAGGGCCCCATCCATATCCAAAAATGGTAACAGAATTTCAGTCAATTATTAGTGAGGAAATACGGGAACAACTTCTTAAAAAAGAAGGCGTTACTTACCCAAATTACATACTGGCTTGTATTGGTGGGGGGAGTAATGCTTCTGGTGCTTTTTATCATTTTTTAAATAGAGAATCAGTAAAGCTTATTGCAGTAGAGGCAGCTGGAAACGCAAAAACTTCTGAAACATCTACTGTTACTCTTATAGGAACTAAGGGAGTTTTACATGGAAGTATATCTATAATAATGCAAAATGAAGATGGACAAATTGTTAACCCTTGTTCAATATCAGCTGGATTAAATTATCCAGCCATTGGACCAATGCAGGCTCATTTTTTTGATAGTAAAAGAGTTCAGTTTATTAGTGTAACTGACGAAGAAGCTTTGCAGGCTGCTTACGAAATTTCTAAACTTGAAGGAATTCTTCCTGCTTTAGAAAGCGCTCATGCCTTAGCTATCTTGCCGAAGTTATTTCTTAAACGTGAAGATTTGGTAATTGTCAATCTCTCAGGTAGAGGAGATAAAGATATGAAAGCTTATATTCATCATTTCACTTAA
- the tilS gene encoding tRNA lysidine(34) synthetase TilS: protein MLNEEKLFREIKKILPLDKKILVAVSGGIDSMTLLNILLKLRRPLGVVHANFQLRGDFSNKDETFVTDVCKKKNIPLYKKRFNVIANKNMQITARELRYDWFEQLLKTKSYDFLALGHHLDDSIENFFLNLIRGTGIKGFLGIPKKIKQYIRPLLTLTKAEIISYANKYDISWREDTSNSKNEYFRNSVRNCLVPVLKKLSINFSKNFQKTINYLYDTSHLENEYLQKISEEITEEKTFHPYFWKINCKKLKKIQTLTTCLFKLFSPYGFVNITDMIRLLNAQSGKQIFSRKYRILKDRNYWILVPRIINIEQKVYKIIDLLPKKTPFSLYFSFNNKIEASADAAVDLYKLHWPLQLRTWKKGDYFYPLNFKKKLSKYFKDEKLSLFEKDHIWILTNAYNDIVWIVKRRLDDRFKVTEKTKHVLNIHLS, encoded by the coding sequence TAGATAAAAAAATTCTTGTGGCTGTAAGTGGAGGAATCGATAGCATGACGCTATTAAATATTCTCCTTAAACTAAGGAGACCATTAGGTGTTGTTCATGCTAATTTTCAGTTAAGAGGAGATTTTTCTAATAAAGATGAAACCTTCGTAACTGACGTTTGTAAAAAAAAAAATATACCTCTATATAAGAAACGCTTTAATGTTATTGCAAATAAAAATATGCAAATTACGGCAAGAGAACTTCGTTATGATTGGTTTGAGCAATTGCTAAAAACAAAATCTTACGATTTTCTTGCCTTAGGTCACCATTTAGATGATTCTATAGAAAATTTTTTTCTTAATCTTATTAGAGGAACTGGAATTAAAGGGTTTTTAGGCATTCCTAAAAAAATAAAGCAATATATACGGCCACTTTTGACTTTGACTAAAGCAGAAATTATCTCTTATGCCAATAAATATGATATTTCTTGGAGAGAAGACACAAGCAATAGTAAAAATGAATATTTTAGAAACAGTGTTCGTAACTGCTTAGTCCCAGTTTTAAAAAAACTTTCTATAAATTTTTCCAAAAATTTCCAAAAAACGATCAATTATCTGTATGATACTTCTCATTTAGAAAATGAATATTTACAAAAAATTTCTGAAGAAATTACTGAAGAAAAAACATTCCATCCCTATTTTTGGAAAATAAACTGTAAAAAACTGAAAAAAATCCAAACTCTAACTACTTGTCTTTTTAAATTATTTTCCCCTTATGGTTTTGTAAATATTACTGATATGATTCGGCTTTTAAACGCACAATCAGGAAAGCAAATATTTTCAAGAAAATACAGAATTCTAAAAGATAGAAATTATTGGATCCTTGTGCCTAGGATAATAAATATAGAGCAAAAAGTCTATAAAATAATAGATCTTTTACCTAAAAAAACCCCTTTTTCTTTATATTTTTCCTTCAATAATAAGATTGAAGCATCAGCAGATGCTGCCGTAGATTTGTATAAATTACACTGGCCTTTACAGTTAAGAACTTGGAAAAAAGGCGATTATTTTTATCCTTTAAATTTTAAGAAAAAATTAAGTAAGTATTTTAAAGACGAAAAACTTTCCCTTTTTGAAAAAGATCATATTTGGATTTTGACAAATGCTTATAATGATATAGTATGGATTGTAAAAAGAAGACTAGACGATAGATTTAAGGTAACTGAAAAAACGAAACATGTATTAAATATTCATTTAAGTTAA
- the prfA gene encoding peptide chain release factor 1, translating into MKNKFFFEKLESIKHRFDELSELITSPDIIADHKKYGSLIRELKYLEKFVEIYRISKTYKENVAEADKILITEEDPKIKELAHIERYKALSVLSYLEKDILNIQKKQEDENNAIIELRAGTGGNEACLFVEDIYRMYTMYFKSMRWKSELLNAQASDVKGYKQIILNVFGKGAYGILKFESGVHRVQRIPKTEAQGRLHTSAITVAVFPEIEDIEVALNLSDIKRETFRSSGSGGQNVNKVETGVRLKHIPTGIFVECQEDRSQHKNYEKAMKVLRSRIYQIELDRKKKERSDERKFLVSTGDRSAKIRTYNYHKGRVTDHRINKSIYSLEEFMNGNIQEMIDAFRSIETLEKFV; encoded by the coding sequence ATGAAAAATAAATTTTTTTTCGAAAAACTTGAAAGCATAAAACATCGTTTTGATGAACTTTCAGAGTTAATAACTAGCCCAGATATTATCGCAGATCATAAGAAATATGGATCTCTTATACGTGAATTAAAATACCTTGAAAAGTTCGTAGAAATCTATAGAATTTCTAAAACTTATAAAGAAAACGTCGCAGAAGCAGATAAAATATTAATAACAGAAGAAGATCCAAAGATAAAGGAATTAGCCCATATTGAGAGATATAAAGCTTTATCCGTTTTGTCTTATCTAGAAAAAGATATTCTGAATATTCAGAAAAAACAGGAAGATGAGAATAATGCTATTATTGAACTTCGTGCTGGAACTGGAGGAAACGAAGCTTGTCTTTTTGTTGAAGATATTTACCGAATGTATACAATGTATTTCAAATCCATGAGATGGAAATCTGAATTATTGAATGCACAAGCATCAGATGTTAAAGGATATAAACAAATCATTTTAAATGTTTTTGGAAAAGGAGCATATGGAATATTGAAATTTGAATCAGGGGTACATAGGGTGCAACGGATACCAAAAACAGAGGCTCAAGGTCGGTTACATACTTCAGCTATAACCGTAGCTGTTTTTCCAGAGATAGAAGATATAGAAGTTGCTCTGAATCTTTCAGATATAAAAAGGGAAACTTTTCGATCAAGTGGATCAGGTGGTCAAAATGTTAATAAAGTAGAAACTGGGGTACGTTTAAAACATATTCCAACTGGAATTTTTGTTGAATGTCAAGAAGATAGATCCCAACATAAAAATTATGAAAAGGCTATGAAAGTCTTGCGTTCTCGTATTTATCAAATTGAATTGGATAGAAAAAAAAAAGAACGTTCTGATGAAAGAAAATTTTTAGTTTCAACCGGAGATCGGTCTGCAAAAATAAGAACCTATAATTATCACAAAGGAAGGGTAACGGATCATAGGATAAATAAGTCTATTTATTCTCTTGAAGAATTTATGAACGGAAATATTCAAGAAATGATTGATGCTTTTAGATCAATCGAAACTCTAGAAAAATTTGTTTAA
- the trpA gene encoding tryptophan synthase subunit alpha: protein MNSIKECFFEKKKYILSIYFTAGYPNINSTQKIFKKLQEIKVVDIIEIGLPYSDPLSDGVIIQNSSQKAIENGITIKLFFSQFYAIKKKKPIILMGYYNQFIKFGEERFLKYCIKSGISGLIFPDLPVEIYKSKYLSLFKSFDLPLIFLATPKTTDNSILMLSKITRSFLYLVSSSSTTGPKKKISYEQLFFFENIKNLNFNIPKLVGFGISNKIHFNIACSSFEGAIIGSEFLSFLEEKRLEESIENFLNFFFA from the coding sequence GTGAACTCTATAAAAGAATGTTTTTTTGAAAAAAAAAAGTATATATTAAGTATTTATTTCACAGCAGGTTATCCAAATATAAACAGTACACAAAAAATTTTTAAAAAATTACAAGAAATTAAAGTAGTGGACATTATTGAAATAGGCTTGCCATATTCAGATCCTTTATCTGACGGTGTCATTATTCAAAATAGCAGCCAAAAAGCTATAGAAAATGGGATAACCATCAAGCTATTCTTCAGTCAATTTTATGCAATTAAAAAAAAAAAACCCATAATCCTTATGGGCTATTATAACCAGTTTATAAAATTTGGAGAAGAAAGATTTTTAAAATATTGTATTAAATCTGGAATATCTGGTTTAATTTTTCCAGATCTTCCAGTTGAAATTTATAAAAGTAAATACCTCTCTCTTTTTAAGAGCTTTGATTTACCCTTGATTTTCCTAGCAACCCCCAAAACTACTGATAATTCTATTCTTATGCTAAGTAAGATAACAAGAAGTTTCTTGTATTTGGTTTCTTCCTCCTCAACTACAGGGCCTAAGAAAAAAATTAGTTATGAACAATTATTTTTTTTTGAAAATATTAAAAATTTAAATTTTAATATTCCTAAATTGGTTGGTTTTGGAATATCCAATAAAATACATTTTAATATAGCTTGTTCTTCTTTTGAAGGGGCAATAATAGGAAGTGAATTTCTCAGTTTTTTAGAAGAAAAAAGATTAGAAGAAAGTATTGAAAATTTTTTAAATTTTTTTTTTGCTTAA
- a CDS encoding indole-3-glycerol phosphate synthase TrpC has product MNFLSKILSKKKEEIRKNSKKKSIEEPRKCLSLSNSIRKSKTGIIAEFKRISPTKVLINERFFIEDVVIGYENAGASGVSVLTDDKYFSARNADLPKTRKNVYLPLLRKDFIIDESQIIASKAIGADAVLFITEILSKEVLIKFVKKAKNIGLEVIMELHSEKELDKITIEEEIDVIGLNNRNLKNFSIDIECSVQLSRKINFFKISESGISNLGEIFFLKKLGFHGFLIGESFLNSSNPWSICEKILQINNNLPSFNEE; this is encoded by the coding sequence ATGAATTTTCTTTCCAAAATTCTTTCTAAGAAGAAAGAAGAGATTAGAAAAAATAGTAAAAAAAAATCAATAGAAGAACCAAGAAAGTGTCTTTCCCTATCTAATAGCATTAGAAAAAGCAAAACTGGAATCATTGCAGAATTCAAGAGAATCTCTCCTACTAAAGTACTTATTAACGAAAGATTTTTTATAGAAGACGTAGTTATAGGATATGAAAATGCTGGTGCATCTGGTGTATCAGTTTTAACTGATGATAAATATTTTTCAGCTAGAAATGCTGATCTACCTAAAACTCGGAAAAACGTTTACCTTCCATTGTTACGGAAGGATTTTATTATTGATGAATCCCAAATAATAGCCTCCAAAGCAATAGGAGCTGATGCTGTTTTATTTATTACGGAAATTCTTTCAAAAGAGGTGCTCATAAAATTCGTTAAAAAAGCTAAGAATATTGGATTGGAAGTAATAATGGAACTTCATTCTGAAAAAGAACTAGATAAAATTACCATAGAGGAAGAGATTGACGTTATTGGTCTTAATAATAGAAATTTAAAAAATTTCTCAATAGATATTGAGTGTTCGGTCCAGTTATCTAGAAAAATAAATTTTTTTAAAATTTCTGAAAGTGGAATTTCTAATCTTGGAGAGATTTTCTTCTTAAAAAAGTTAGGGTTTCATGGCTTTCTAATAGGAGAAAGTTTTCTTAATTCTTCTAATCCTTGGAGTATTTGTGAAAAAATTCTACAGATTAATAATAATCTTCCTTCATTTAATGAAGAATGA
- the fmt gene encoding methionyl-tRNA formyltransferase, with protein sequence MSKRIGFFGTNIFSAVSLKQIWEKGYLIMGVITPIDKNYGRGCKKHKSIIKIISKSLGLPLLQPTNLKSDFFLESLRKWKADIQVVVSFRVLPKEVWSLSKMGTFNLHASLLPEYRGAAPIHWAIIHGENNTGLTTFIINDKVDMGKILLKKEVQIGKQETFGELHNRLAGIGSNLVLETIEGVLLKKIKPFPQLSSNFKIAPKISTQDCLINWHSSVKVIFNKIRGLSPHPSAWTFIYSKKYKKRMKIYRGKTLITENNEYSGRVIITSSEIKISAKDGYILVFEAKIEGKRKMQKKDLINGLIQKILVCC encoded by the coding sequence ATGAGTAAACGAATTGGGTTTTTTGGAACAAACATTTTTTCTGCAGTTTCTTTGAAACAAATTTGGGAAAAAGGATATCTTATAATGGGAGTAATTACTCCTATTGATAAAAACTATGGAAGGGGTTGTAAAAAGCATAAATCTATAATAAAAATAATTTCTAAATCCCTAGGATTACCTTTATTACAACCAACTAATCTTAAATCAGATTTTTTTTTAGAATCTTTAAGAAAATGGAAAGCAGATATACAAGTTGTAGTCTCTTTTAGAGTTCTTCCAAAAGAAGTTTGGAGCCTTTCCAAAATGGGAACTTTTAATTTGCACGCTTCATTATTACCTGAATATAGGGGTGCAGCCCCTATACACTGGGCTATTATACATGGGGAAAATAATACTGGATTAACGACGTTTATTATAAACGATAAAGTAGATATGGGAAAAATTCTTCTTAAGAAAGAAGTACAGATTGGAAAGCAAGAAACATTTGGCGAGCTTCATAATCGCCTAGCAGGTATAGGATCTAATCTTGTGTTAGAAACTATAGAAGGAGTACTCCTAAAAAAAATAAAGCCTTTTCCTCAACTTTCTTCAAATTTTAAAATTGCTCCAAAAATATCAACACAGGATTGCCTGATTAATTGGCATTCTTCCGTAAAAGTCATCTTCAATAAGATTAGAGGATTAAGTCCACATCCAAGTGCTTGGACATTTATATATTCGAAAAAATATAAAAAAAGAATGAAAATTTATAGGGGTAAAACTTTAATTACAGAAAATAATGAGTATTCTGGACGAGTAATAATAACATCATCAGAAATAAAAATTTCTGCCAAAGATGGATATATTTTAGTTTTTGAGGCTAAAATAGAGGGAAAACGAAAAATGCAAAAAAAAGATCTTATTAATGGTCTTATACAAAAAATTTTAGTATGTTGTTAA
- the trpD gene encoding anthranilate phosphoribosyltransferase, protein MKETLIFHKSLYREKAKRIFINIFMNRLNRSNIGKLITLYKMRFPSVEEIEGFREAFMQFCIKVYLGDLPVINIVGSGGDGKNTFNISTLACFVGSGAGCKVIKHGNYSVSSITGSSTLLKKLGYTFPKNESQLKKNIEISGICYLHTPLFHPHLDKISRIRKELSIKTFFNILGPLISPIEPKKFLIGASDFYITQLYNIFYQKTDSNYSIIHSLDGYDEISLTDNFICYTRKGGKLYSPRSLGKKNDENEVIGSKSIEENTNIFFDFLSKKGTFAQNEVVLANTAFALMLLNKENFEKSYSLARASLKNGKAKEVLKNFLN, encoded by the coding sequence ATGAAAGAAACTCTTATCTTCCACAAAAGTTTATACAGGGAAAAAGCCAAACGTATTTTTATAAACATATTTATGAATCGATTGAACCGATCAAATATAGGAAAACTCATTACTCTTTATAAGATGAGATTTCCTTCTGTAGAAGAAATAGAAGGCTTTCGAGAAGCTTTTATGCAATTTTGCATAAAAGTTTATTTGGGAGATTTACCAGTCATAAACATCGTTGGATCTGGAGGTGATGGGAAAAACACTTTTAATATTTCCACTTTAGCTTGTTTTGTTGGCTCTGGTGCTGGCTGTAAGGTAATTAAGCATGGAAATTACAGTGTATCCTCTATTACTGGATCTTCCACCCTTTTAAAAAAACTAGGATATACTTTTCCAAAAAATGAAAGTCAATTAAAAAAAAATATTGAAATATCTGGGATTTGTTACCTTCACACTCCTCTATTCCATCCTCATTTAGATAAGATATCTAGAATTCGAAAAGAACTCTCTATAAAAACATTTTTTAACATTCTTGGTCCACTTATTTCTCCAATAGAACCCAAAAAATTTTTAATAGGAGCAAGTGATTTTTATATAACCCAGCTATATAATATTTTTTATCAGAAAACTGATTCTAATTATTCTATAATTCATAGTCTTGATGGATATGATGAAATTTCTCTAACTGATAATTTTATATGCTATACTAGAAAAGGGGGAAAACTCTACTCCCCTAGGTCATTAGGAAAAAAAAATGATGAAAATGAAGTAATTGGGAGTAAAAGTATTGAAGAAAATACTAATATATTTTTTGATTTTCTTTCAAAAAAGGGTACGTTTGCACAAAACGAAGTTGTATTAGCAAATACTGCTTTTGCTTTAATGCTGTTAAATAAAGAAAACTTTGAGAAAAGTTATTCTCTAGCTAGAGCATCTTTAAAAAACGGAAAAGCAAAAGAAGTATTAAAAAACTTTCTTAATTAA
- a CDS encoding aminodeoxychorismate/anthranilate synthase component II, protein MEGKILVVDNYDSFTYNLVYMVKKLSGKNPDVFRHDEISLDNVENYEKIILSPGPGIPNEFNLLNSLIKVYSSTKSILGICLGLQAIGVAFGAKLITTKKVYHGKSHYIQINDSKEVLFKGLHRKFKAGRYHSWVLSKEDFPNDLKITALGPLNEIMAIRHKTYEVRGLQFHPESILTTQGERIIGNWLT, encoded by the coding sequence ATGGAGGGTAAAATATTAGTCGTAGATAATTACGACTCCTTTACATACAACTTAGTATATATGGTAAAAAAGCTTTCAGGAAAAAATCCAGATGTATTTAGACATGATGAAATATCTTTAGATAATGTTGAAAATTATGAAAAAATAATACTTTCTCCAGGTCCTGGAATACCAAATGAATTTAACCTTCTAAATTCTCTTATTAAAGTTTATTCCTCAACAAAAAGCATATTAGGAATATGTTTAGGTCTCCAAGCTATTGGAGTTGCATTCGGGGCAAAATTAATAACCACAAAAAAAGTTTATCATGGTAAATCTCATTATATACAGATTAACGATTCTAAAGAAGTTCTTTTTAAAGGATTACATAGAAAGTTTAAAGCTGGACGTTATCATTCTTGGGTTTTGTCAAAAGAGGATTTTCCAAATGATTTAAAAATCACGGCACTTGGTCCATTAAATGAGATTATGGCAATCAGACATAAAACATACGAAGTACGTGGATTACAGTTTCATCCTGAATCTATTTTAACTACACAAGGAGAGAGAATAATAGGAAATTGGCTTACATAA
- a CDS encoding chorismate-binding protein encodes MSSIFLFKTFKEKYFSENVNPVNLYLKLRDYFPKSLLFEKICASILCIDPISEIWIDKNQANISYPNDYSESFLIGSRSEVQRIIDNFFKKFRSENIASPYSGFYGYFSYESIQYFENISLKSPIKYPYRIPQIRLKFYINLIIFHTSCEEIIFVKHNLTEKKGIYSIKKLNNFLKKTKKNYVFSFKISGQLDSNISNEEHKNMIIQARTYCLYGDIFQIVLSRQFSHKFIGDEFNVYLSLREINPSPYLFYFDYGNYKIFGSSPEAQLIVKKNLASINPIAGTITRSVNKMEESIVVQKLLLDPKENSEHIMLVDLARNDLSRNSSKVRVESFKKLQYFSHVLHMVSRVYGKLYSDISTMRIFRETFPSGTLSGAPKYRAIKIIDQIENQHRGIYGGAIGFLGLDGGMDSSIIIRSFLSKENTLFFQAGSGILYESKEDNEVQEVKNKLSALFKSINFSKKNLKLWRVKY; translated from the coding sequence ATGTCATCAATATTTCTTTTTAAGACTTTTAAAGAAAAATATTTTTCTGAAAACGTTAACCCTGTAAATTTATATTTAAAACTAAGAGATTATTTCCCCAAAAGTTTACTATTCGAGAAAATATGTGCTTCCATTCTTTGTATAGATCCAATTTCAGAGATTTGGATTGATAAAAATCAGGCCAATATTTCTTATCCAAACGATTACTCAGAAAGCTTCCTTATTGGAAGTAGATCAGAAGTTCAGAGGATAATCGATAATTTCTTTAAAAAATTTAGATCGGAAAATATAGCTTCTCCTTATTCAGGTTTTTATGGATATTTTTCCTACGAAAGCATTCAATATTTTGAAAATATTTCCTTAAAATCTCCCATAAAGTACCCCTACCGTATTCCTCAAATACGTCTTAAATTTTACATTAATCTTATAATATTTCATACTTCTTGCGAAGAAATCATTTTTGTCAAACATAATTTGACTGAAAAAAAAGGAATTTATTCAATTAAAAAATTGAATAATTTTCTTAAAAAAACGAAGAAAAATTATGTTTTTTCATTTAAAATTTCTGGACAACTAGACTCTAACATAAGCAATGAAGAACACAAAAATATGATTATACAAGCAAGAACATATTGCTTGTATGGAGATATCTTTCAAATCGTTCTATCTAGACAATTTAGTCATAAATTCATAGGAGATGAATTTAATGTTTACCTATCTCTTAGGGAGATAAATCCATCTCCATATTTATTTTATTTCGATTATGGAAATTACAAAATATTTGGATCTTCTCCAGAAGCACAATTAATCGTCAAAAAAAACCTCGCTTCCATTAATCCTATTGCTGGAACGATTACTCGATCTGTAAATAAAATGGAAGAAAGTATCGTTGTTCAAAAACTTCTCCTAGATCCCAAAGAAAATTCTGAGCATATCATGCTTGTTGATTTAGCTAGAAACGATTTAAGCAGAAACTCATCAAAAGTAAGAGTGGAAAGTTTCAAAAAACTTCAATATTTTTCCCATGTTCTGCATATGGTTTCCAGAGTTTATGGAAAACTATATTCTGATATTTCTACAATGAGAATATTCAGGGAAACATTCCCTTCAGGTACTCTTTCCGGAGCCCCAAAATATAGGGCTATAAAAATTATAGACCAGATAGAGAATCAACATCGTGGAATTTATGGGGGAGCTATCGGTTTTTTAGGACTAGACGGAGGAATGGATTCATCTATCATTATTCGATCCTTTCTAAGTAAGGAAAACACTCTGTTTTTTCAGGCAGGAAGTGGCATACTCTATGAGTCTAAAGAAGATAATGAAGTTCAAGAAGTAAAAAATAAGCTATCGGCTTTGTTTAAATCCATAAATTTTTCCAAAAAAAATTTAAAACTATGGAGGGTAAAATATTAG
- a CDS encoding phosphoribosylanthranilate isomerase: MKKKIKIKICGMREFSNISSISMLKPDMMGFIFYRHSPRFVGENFIAPNLGKISKVGVFVNASVEEILRKSFENRIKKVQLHGEESPNFCQKISRKGLKIIKAFQIKDSFSFEKVKAYTEVCSYFLFDTLTPKFGGSGKKFFWEKLSEYKEPTPFFLSGGIGPVDSSPILSISHSKLFCIDMNSRFEEKSTIKNKILFKSFLKEIRK, from the coding sequence ATGAAAAAAAAAATTAAAATAAAGATTTGTGGAATGAGAGAATTTTCCAATATTTCGTCTATTTCCATGTTGAAACCTGATATGATGGGTTTTATTTTTTATAGACACTCTCCTAGATTTGTTGGAGAAAATTTTATTGCTCCTAATTTAGGAAAAATATCTAAAGTTGGGGTTTTTGTGAACGCTTCGGTAGAAGAAATCTTAAGGAAAAGCTTTGAAAACAGGATTAAAAAGGTCCAATTGCACGGAGAGGAAAGTCCAAATTTTTGCCAAAAAATATCTAGAAAAGGATTGAAAATAATCAAAGCATTCCAGATAAAGGACTCTTTTTCTTTCGAAAAAGTAAAAGCATACACTGAGGTCTGTTCGTATTTTCTTTTCGACACACTTACTCCAAAATTTGGAGGAAGTGGTAAAAAATTTTTTTGGGAAAAACTTTCTGAATATAAAGAACCCACTCCCTTTTTTCTTAGTGGAGGAATAGGGCCTGTGGATAGTTCCCCCATTCTTTCGATTTCACATTCGAAATTATTTTGTATTGATATGAATAGTCGTTTCGAAGAAAAATCGACTATAAAAAATAAAATTCTATTTAAGAGCTTTCTAAAAGAAATAAGAAAATGA